In a single window of the Streptosporangiales bacterium genome:
- a CDS encoding 1,4-dihydroxy-2-naphthoate polyprenyltransferase, whose product MTSTVRVWVDGARPRTLPASVTPVLVGTAVAYAQGGLVWWRALLALVVALALQVGCNYANDYSDGVRGTDAHRVGPARLVGAGVARPRTVLLAALACFALAAAIGLVLALVTSLWLLLVGAAALAAAWFYTGGARPYGYRALGEVSVFVFFGVVPVVGTTYVQTGTLSWLSLACSLPVALLVVDLLVVNNLRDIPTDEAAGKRTLAVVMGDRNTRVLYTTLLVAALAGTVAVAVMRPWGAVALLAAPVAWLPLRRVVGGVTGRPLVLALRDTGRLELAYGVLLSLGLALSTVTA is encoded by the coding sequence ATGACGTCAACCGTGCGCGTGTGGGTCGACGGCGCGCGTCCGCGGACGCTGCCCGCGTCGGTCACCCCGGTCCTCGTCGGCACCGCGGTCGCGTACGCGCAGGGCGGCCTGGTGTGGTGGCGCGCGCTGCTCGCGCTCGTCGTCGCGCTCGCCCTGCAGGTCGGCTGCAACTACGCGAACGACTACAGCGACGGCGTGCGCGGCACCGACGCGCACCGGGTCGGGCCCGCACGACTGGTCGGCGCAGGGGTGGCGCGCCCGCGCACCGTGCTGCTCGCGGCGCTCGCCTGCTTCGCCCTGGCCGCGGCGATCGGCCTGGTGCTCGCGCTCGTCACCTCGCTCTGGCTGCTGCTCGTCGGCGCGGCGGCGCTCGCCGCGGCGTGGTTCTACACCGGCGGTGCGCGGCCGTACGGCTACCGGGCCCTCGGCGAGGTGAGCGTGTTCGTGTTCTTCGGCGTCGTTCCCGTGGTCGGCACGACGTACGTCCAGACGGGCACGCTGAGCTGGCTGTCGCTCGCGTGCAGCCTTCCGGTCGCGCTCCTCGTCGTCGACCTGCTGGTCGTCAACAACCTGCGCGACATCCCGACCGACGAGGCGGCCGGCAAGCGCACGCTCGCCGTCGTCATGGGTGACCGCAACACCCGGGTGCTGTACACGACGCTGCTGGTCGCCGCGCTCGCCGGCACCGTGGCGGTCGCGGTCATGCGCCCCTGGGGCGCGGTGGCGCTGCTCGCCGCGCCGGTCGCCTGGCTCCCGCTGCGCCGCGTCGTCGGCGGGGTGACCGGCCGGCCGCTCGTCCTCGCGCTGCGCGACACCGGCCGGCTCGAGCTCGCGTACGGCGTGCTGCTCTCCCTCGGCCTCGCACTGTCGACCGTCACCGCCTGA
- a CDS encoding AzlD domain-containing protein, with protein MNWLTVLVASVGTYLLKLLGLLVPEKVLEHPRVRRITTLMPVALLAALIVMQTFSSGSRFTLDARAAGLAAALVAVLLKAPFLVVVVAACATTALVRLLL; from the coding sequence ATGAACTGGCTGACCGTACTCGTCGCGTCGGTGGGCACGTACCTGCTGAAGCTGCTCGGCCTGCTGGTGCCGGAGAAGGTGCTCGAGCATCCCAGGGTGCGGCGGATCACCACCCTCATGCCGGTCGCCCTGCTCGCGGCCCTGATCGTGATGCAGACCTTCTCGTCCGGCTCGCGCTTCACGCTCGACGCCCGCGCCGCCGGCCTCGCCGCCGCGCTCGTGGCCGTCCTGCTGAAGGCGCCGTTCCTCGTCGTGGTGGTCGCCGCGTGCGCGACGACCGCGCTCGTCCGGCTGCTCCTCTGA